The Rosa rugosa chromosome 1, drRosRugo1.1, whole genome shotgun sequence genomic sequence GCTGACATGCATGCTTGCCCACACACACCTTTTCTGCGAATGGATAAGACAGAAACGTAGCATCctatatttttctctcttttctctaatTACTTTTTTATTCATGAATGTAAACAGGTTTTGCAGCCATCCAAAGAACTTGAGGAACTTCTTCATCAGGGAGATGAACACGATGATCTGAATAAGCAGGCTATATTAAAAGTCTGCAAAGCCTTTGACTTGAACTCGAATGATGTTCTAAAATACAGAGATACCGTGTAATTAAATTGTCGCAATCTTTCCCATTTCAAATGTAATGTCACATTCTCttgaaaaagaaattgattATTGAACACTTAAGCTGTATGAAAGGAAATTTTGGAGGGATGCTTACACGAATGCATCAGATTATCAAGTTTTGCTCTTGCACTACCCCAGTAGGAGGGCTTAGTTCAGTAAAAATTTAGGTTCTGATTTCAACTCCCCATGGTATTGTCCAGCTAACTAGCCTGATTACCAAATAACGTTTGCTTATTTTGATCTTGAAAGTTAATTGGTTTGTGAGCAACTGGCTGATCTTATTTGACTTCTCAGGATATTGTTGTATTGACTCCGAGTAGTTTGTTACTGTTAATCATGTTATGAAGGACCTCTTTTATTCTGTGTTCCATTGGTTTCATAATAACTACTGATTACCATTTGTCCTATGTGATTgcttgattttcaattttcactaTCATCAAGTATTCTCCTCTTGTTTGGGCCAATCTTCTGCTCTTAAAACATGCAAGACCTTAATCACCATTTGCCTTCTCTTAACTATTAGTTGTTGCAAACCTTCTTTTGAAGTGTTTGCAAAGAAATAAGAAGGGCTGTTGCAGGGTGTTTTGTTTACTTGTCCATCATGGTTCTCAAAAGACAAACGACCTACATTGCACCTTCACAGTCGTGATCATTACTAGGTAAAATTTCCTCAAGTTCCTCAATTTTCCCTGTTTTGgctattttcttttttggtttgatTCACAACTCTAATCATTAGTTGGTAAAATTCCAAGATTATTTGCACGAACACTACTAAAATTTTATCTACCATGAAAAAGTAAAAGTTCAATTTTTTCCAAACATTTTATCAAATTCGGAAAATAGGGAAAATCATGTAAAACAAATTCATTTCATAAAATGTGCGGCATAAATTTATCAATTCCATGAGTCATTTGAAATTGACCTCGGTCTTGAGCTCAACATTCATAAAGCATTATTTTAGAATATGGTCCAATTGTCGGAACTACAAAATCTCGAACgaatattttgaaaatttatcgTATTATGACTTTAAAACATTGTAAAACAAAAATATTCGTTGGGATTTATGAGTTCTGTCAGTTTAAGAAGTGTCTAAAAACATTATTTGAGGGCTAATTTTAGGTTTGAGAAAATGAAAACATGCGCTTTTGGCCAAAAATCATATATAGTGCACAGTTTTGAATAGAAATATCAGTCTCGgagaattttcttttttggttgttGAGAAGTTTCATGGGAATGGGACATGGaccatagttttttttttttttttttttttttttttgagggaaatgaAATAGATTTCATTGACTTACAAGTCATTACAATCAATAGATATAAGCTCCACCACATTTGGAGGGGGTACAGTAAAGACCTGCATAAAAAACTGCCCATGTCTAGCATCTTGTGCTAAAGTATGAGCCACTATGTTTGCTGCTCGGCGCACATGATGAACTTTCGCAAAGGATGCTAGCTGCAAGACCTCTCGAAGGTCACCTAATAGGTAGCCCAGCTCCGAATGATCAAGGGAGGCATGCACCACAGCTTGTACCAAGTCTTGACAATCAGTCTCCACTATTAGAGGGACAAATTGATGAGAGATAGCTAGTTGGACGCCCACCAGCAGCGCTACCAGTTCCGCATGCCGAGCGGAAGAAGCTGCAGGAAGTGTGTGGCGAAAACCTCCCAAACAAGAACCCTCAAAGTCTCGAAACACACCCCCAACACCTACACTCCCATCCACAGTGCTAAAAGCCGCATCCACATTTAGTTTGATCATACCTATAGGAGGCTTCTTCCATCTAACATTCTGGATTGGAGATGCTAGGCGAGAAGATGAATGAGCAACCTTAAATTCCTCCCACCATCCTAGAGTAAGTGGCACAACTTCCGAAGCTAACTTTGCTTCATCTCCCCACACTTTCGCATTTCGATTACGCCAAGTTGCCCAAATCACCATCAATAAAGTAGCAAAGGTAGTAGGGGACTGAGAATAAGAAGCTACTAACCACTCTATCACGCTTGCAGAAGAGGGAACAGTGGGAATATTTGCCAATTGAAGAAAGGAGCTTGCATGAGAGCAATCTCTTAATGCATGTAGAGGGGACTCAATTTCTTCGTCGCAGAATGGGCATTGGGTATCAATGTCTATACCCCTTTCACTTAGCCGACTCCGAGATGGAAGAATATTGGACGCCGCCTTCCATACACAAATTTTAACCTTCCCCGGGACCGGGGCTTGCCAAATCCTGTTCCAAAGCTCGGCACTAGGGTTAGGCATGCTAGAATTCTCACCCAAAACTCTATCCCGTGCTATATGGTAGGCGGATTTGACGGTGAAGCCTCCCTTCTTATCACTAGACCAAATCCACCGATCATCATGCATACGATTACTAAGCGGTAGCGCCAAGATCTTTTGTGTAATATGTAAAGGGAAGAGCTCCTGTAGTAAAGCCTGGTTCCAAACACCTGGAGATAAAATAAGATCTGAAACCATATTAACTCGAGGAGTATAGAAAGAAGTCAAATCCTCCCCTATCAACCAAGGATCAGTCCACACGTTGGTGGACTTACCATCCCCAATATGACGCCGAATACCGGCCTGCAGAATATCTCTACCATTCAGAATGCTCCGCCAAGCATAGGATGGAGCTGAACCAACCTCAGCGTCCCAAAAAGTACAATGGGGAAAATAGATTGCCTTCAACAGCCTACCAACCAAAGACCCAGGATCTTGAATTAGACGCCATCCTTGTTTAGCTAACATAGCCAGATTAAAAGCAAACAGATGACGAAATCCCATTCCACCCATCACTTTAGGTTTACATAACTCATCCCAAGCTCTCCAATGCATAGCTTTTTTATCTTCTGTTCTCCCCCACCAAAATTGGGCACAAAGTTGGTGGAGTTCATGGATCAAATTCTGCGGTAGAAGGTAGCAATTCATAGTGTACAGGGGCATTGCCTATGCTATGACTTTTATCAGGATCTCCTTACCAGCTGCACTTAATAATTTGGTACGCCAACCTGTAAGCTTCTTTGATAAATTATCTTTGATATAAGCAAAAGTGTCAGCTTTCGATCTACCTACCAGAGTAGGAATGCCAAGATACTTCTCATGCTTGTCCACTACCTGAACGTCAAGAATGTCAGCCAATGAGAGCTGTAGAATGGAAGGCACACTCCCACTAAAAACCACACTACTCTTTTGCAGGTTAATTTTTTGCCCCGAAGCTCTCTCATAGACATTTAATATATTCCGAATCAAAAGGCAATCCTGAGAAGAAGCGTTAGAGTACAACatactatcatctgcaaaaagcAAATGACTAATAACAGGGGCCCCATCACAAACCCGCAACCCTTGCCACTGACCATTAGCCACAGAGTGAGAAATAAGGGCTGACAATCCTTCAGCACATAATAGGAATAAATAAGGAGAGATGGGATCACCTTGCCTCAATCCTCGATGAGGAGTAACAAACCCGCTTGGAATCCCATTAATGAGGAAAGAATACCGGACTGTGGAGAGGCAGAACATGATCAAATCCACCCATTGAACCGCAAATCCCATTTTGAGCATTATTTTCCTGAGGAAATCCCACTCCAAACGGTCGTAGGCTTTAGTAATATCCAATTTGAGAGCCAAAAATCCTTCCTGGCCTCTTCGCAACTTATTCATATAATGAGCAAGTTCAGTTGCCACTAAAGTATTGTCAGAGATTAACCTATCTGGGACAAACGCACTCTGCTGTGGGGAGATAATGGCCGGTAATAGCACTTTCAATCTATTAGCCAACACCTTTGAAGCTATTTTGTAAAGGACATTGCATAAAGAAATAGGTCGTAGTTGTGACATATGCTGTACTTCTTTCACCTTCGGAATCAAAACCACATGAGTAAAGTTCAAATCCGAAGGCATATCCTTAGTTGTCAACAAAGAAATCACCGCTCTACTAACCTCTGACCCCACAAGATCCCAGTACTTCTGGAAAAAGAAGGGAGACATGCCATCCGGTCCAGGTGCTTTGGAGGGATGCATTTGGAAGAGGGCATTGCGAACCTCCTCCATACTATAAGGAGCCAATAACGACTCGTTCATTTCGACAGTAACTCTTGAACCAATTGTCTGCAACACCACTTCTTGAGCTCTAACATCTGGAGCCTGACTAGCATAAACCTGCTGGAAGTATTTCATCACCACGTCTTCAATGTCATTAGAGGAAGTCTGCCATACTCCATTATCATCAAACAAACCTTTAATCTTATTCTTCTGCTTACGATTCGAGGCTCTTTGGTGGAAAAATTTAGAGTTCCTATCTCCATCTTTAAGCCAAATTGCACGTGATCGTTGACGCCAATAAGTTTCATCAATGGACATCAATTCATTCAATCGCCGAGATAACTAGAGCTTTTCAGCTTGGTCACCCGAATCAAAAGGCTTCTGCAGCAGCAAATCCAATCGGCAACGGACCGAATCCAATCGGCATGGACCATAGTTAGTTTAtagtttgaaaagaaaaaaagaaaaaaaattcatcttgagaataaataaataatattgtATGTACTAATTAGAGCTTAAACAATTAGTATATGACACCGATAGCTCGATGTCATGTAACATCTAATCAAAGAATCCTAAAAATTTTACCTGCCTCTccttttaactaaaaaaaaatgaaaagtaaaATTTTATTTCTACTCAAGTCAGGTAACCGACCCGACCCAAGCCCACATTGCCTTCCTTCCAAGAGGTGGATTCTTCCCTATTAAAGCAAATCCAAAACACACAGAGAGAGCTGAACAAGGTGTTGGCTGCTTGAGCAGAAAGAAAGTCGATACCTTTCAAGTCTCTCTCTTCTACCCCAATCTCTACTCTTCCAATGGCGCCAGAACCTGAAGATATCAAGGACGAGAAGAACCCTAGACCCCTCGATGAGGACGACATCGCCCTCCTCAAGACCTATGTAAGTCTCCCCTCAATTTCCAAAGCCCTAGTTTTCTTTTCCCCCAATTCGATCTGCCCTAATGTTATTCGATTTCGCTGATCCGAAACCCCAATTTATGTTAGGGTTTTGTTGAGAAATTACTGAGATTAAATTTAATACGCAGGGATTAGGGCCTTACTCTACTCATATTAAGAAGGCTGAGAAGGAAATTAAGGAGATGGCTAAAAAAGTCAATGATTTATGTGGTATGTAAAATACCCTTTTGCTCAATTTGTACTAGGGTGTGAAATTTTGGAAGTAGGAGGTTGATTTTGTACTGGGTCTAGTTTAAAGTTGAGTTCTTTGGCAGGTATTAAGGAGTCTGATACTGGTCTAGCTGCTCCCAGCCAGTGGGATCTTGTTTCGGATAAGCAGATGATGCAGGAGGAGCAACCTCTGCAGGTTTGTTTCGATTACGCCATTTGGGCCCAACCCTATACTAACTGGGTTTTGGTGTAATGTGTTGGGGAACTAATGATTGGTTTTTGTGACCCCAGGTTGCGAGGTGCACGAAGATTATCAGTCCCAATTCTGAAGATGCTAAATATGTCATCAATGTTAAGCAAATTGCAAAGGTATAACCTTTCTGATGATTATGAATTCCAATTCTGTTCTGTATtggtcttttatttttgtttagccTGTTCCGTTTCTTAATGGCCTCTGTATATTTCTTTGAAAATCTGCAGTTTGTAGTCGGCCTGGGTGACAAGGTTTCCCCAACAGATATAGAAGAAGGCATGCGTGTCGGGTATGAATTATATTTGTGTTAACTCTATGAGCATTTTCCAATATTTGAGCTCCTTTTTGAGTAGTTGATGTAGCACTTAGATTTAATTTTATACCTGTGACGTAGCACTTAGGTTAAAGGTTATGCTTATGATAACTACCAGGTGAAACTTCAAAATGAAGTTCAAAATTAAATGATTTGTACATTCGAAGTTTTAGGAGACATAAGGACACAATTTCATCCAGCGAGGTGGTTCTAGACCAATTTCTTTCTTGTATCTCAGACCCTGGCTTCTCACCAAAATTGTTGATATTGTGCTTTAACATTCtatatttcttgttattgtGGACATACTATAAAATTCCATGCTATGTCATCTGCCTTAGGCAGTAAGCTCGTACTGCCTCCCATTCAACTTGTAAACATAATTATGTAATTACTGAATTGAAGGTCATGCTTATAATAACTAGCAAGTGAAACTTCAAAATTTGCACGTTTAAAGTTTTTGAAGACATATAACTATATAAGGAAACACTTTGATCCAGCTAGGCAGGTCTGTAGCAATTGCTTGCATCTCTGGCTTCTTAATTTAATGTTCTGCTTTAACATTCTACATTTCTTGTATGTGTTGTTTTGACATATTATTCCTAAGCATATTCAATGTGTGTCATCTGCCTTAGGCAGTAAGCTTATACTGTCTTCCCTTTAAACTTTTAAATATTGTGATGCATCTACTGCATGGGTATTCTTGTAGCACTTAGGATTAAAGGTTATGCTTATAATGACTAGTTAGTGAAACTTCATAAAGATTTCAAGAGTTTCTTAATGTATCTGTACATTCAAAGTTATGGAAGAAATATAAAGATAGAATTTGACCAACTGATCACTTGCATCTCAGACCCTGGCTTCTCACCACCATTGTTGATTTTCTGCTTTAACTATATTTCTTGTTTGTGTTCATGGACGTATCATTCATATTTCGCCTTGGAGTAAATTCTATGCTTTGCCCCTGCCTTTAGCAGTAAGCTCATACTTGTTACCACTCAACTGCTGAACATTATCATGTAACTGCAGGGTTGATCGAAACAAATATCAGATTCAGATTCCTTTGCCTCCAAAAATTGATCCAAGTGTGACCATGATGACGGTGGAAGAGAAGCCAGATGTGACGTATAACGATGTCGGTGGATGTAAGGAGCAGATTGAGAAGATGCGAGAAGTATGTGTAGACTATAGCACTACATTAATTTATACTGTTCATTCGATCAAATATGCAATGctgactttttttattttctccttGTTTTAGGTTGTTGAGCTACCCATGCTTCACCCTGAGAAATTTGTGAAGCTTGGAATTGATCCTCCTAAGGGTGTTCTCTGTTATGGTCCTCCAGGGACTGGTAAAACACTTCTAGCTAGAGCTGTGGCTAACAGAACTGATGCTTGTTTCATTCGTGTTATTGGGAGTGAACTTGTTCAGAAGTATGTTGGTGAGGGGGCTAGGATGGTGCGAGAGCTATTTCAGGTCAGATTTTGTTGCATGTTCAGTGACTTTTAAATTGACTTTGAATTATTTTGCATTAGTGTGTTGATATTTCCTTGATGTTATCTTCTGCAGATGGCGCGCTCAAAAAAGGCGTGTATTGTGTTTTTTGATGAAGTTGATGCCATAGGAGGGGCTAGATTTGATGATGGTGTGGGTGGAGACAATGAGGTCCAGCGCACTATGCTTGAAATCGTGAATCAGCTAGATGGTTTTGATGCGCGTGGAAACATCAAAGTCTTGATGGCAAC encodes the following:
- the LOC133725570 gene encoding 26S proteasome regulatory subunit 7, coding for MAPEPEDIKDEKNPRPLDEDDIALLKTYGLGPYSTHIKKAEKEIKEMAKKVNDLCGIKESDTGLAAPSQWDLVSDKQMMQEEQPLQVARCTKIISPNSEDAKYVINVKQIAKFVVGLGDKVSPTDIEEGMRVGVDRNKYQIQIPLPPKIDPSVTMMTVEEKPDVTYNDVGGCKEQIEKMREVVELPMLHPEKFVKLGIDPPKGVLCYGPPGTGKTLLARAVANRTDACFIRVIGSELVQKYVGEGARMVRELFQMARSKKACIVFFDEVDAIGGARFDDGVGGDNEVQRTMLEIVNQLDGFDARGNIKVLMATNRPDTLDPALLRPGRLDRKVEFGLPDMESRTQIFKIHTRTMNCERDVRFELLARLCPNSTGADIRSVCTEAGMYAIRARRKTVTEKDFLDAVNKVIKGYQKFSATPKYMVYN